One window of the Psilocybe cubensis strain MGC-MH-2018 chromosome 12, whole genome shotgun sequence genome contains the following:
- a CDS encoding Amino-acid permease BAT1, producing MSGSIGIITAIGVSAVLGWFLILGLLFSIQNLDGTLDSATGQPVTQIFLDTVGEKGAIVLMVIVIGAMYFCGTFSITSNSRMTLYAFARDGGIPGHQFFAKVNPQWKSPIRTVWLACTLSFILGLPSLGSLVAFSAATSIATIGLYISYGIPIALRVIYRDQFIRGPFHLGKFSYPVAVVAVLWVVFISIGFILPQVNPVDSQTLNYSIVAVGIIMVYSLGFWVLSARNWFIGPVQQIAAEEMGIDVMDPSKAQVFEKDKAAVA from the exons ATGTCAGGAAGTATTGGAATTATTACAGCCATCGGTGTATCGGCAGTTCTTGGATGGTTTCTTATTCTCGGATTGCTCTTCTCTATACAAAATTTGGACGGAACCTTAGACTCGGCAACCGGACAGCCTGTGACCCAAATCTTCTTGGACACTGTTGGTGAGAAGGGAGCAATCGTACTTATGGTCATAGTCATTGGTGCTATGTACTTTTGCGG GACATTCTCTATTACATCCAATTCAAGAATGACTCTGTATGCTTTTGCTCGTGACGGTGGCATTCCGGGCCATCAATTTTTCGCCAAAGTCAATCCACAATGGAAATCTCCTATTAGAACTG TATGGCTTGCGTGCACATTGAGCTTCATTCTTGGTTTACCAAGTTTAGGGAGCTTGGTTGCATTTTCGGCAGCGACATCTATTGCTACTATTGGGCTTTATATATCCTACG GCATCCCAATTGCTCTCCGTGTTATATACCGTGACCAGTTTATTCGGGGACCATTTCATCTGGGGAAATTCTCTTATCCTGTGGCTGTTGTGGCCGTTCTATGGGTAGTGTTTATCTCTATTGGTTTCATTCTTCCGCAGGTCAAC CCCGTCGATTCCCAGACACTTAATTATTCTATCGTCGCAGTAGGCATAATTATGGTGTATAGCTTGGGCTTTTGGGTGCTCAGCGCCCGAAACTGGTTTATCGGACCAGTGCAACAAATCGCAG CTGAAGAGATGGGTATCGATGTTATGGATCCCTCCAAGGCCCAAGTGTTTGAGAAAGATAAAGCCGCAGTTGCATAG
- a CDS encoding DNA oxidative demethylase ALKBH2: MQSNLNKRAKAPKASLLGPGDAIGCGDSYLVADLLPTEIADTAFEKLKAEVKWETMAHRGGEVPRLVAMEGEIAEDGSYPVYRFPSDGHPPMLPFSPTVALIREHVQKVLKHPVNHVLIQFYRNGKDAISDHSDKTIDVVRGSSIVNVSLGAQRTMTLRLKKDKADVDDPVQHQLDSTPDDAPRQSVSTFGVPRVTQRIPLPHNSMFVMSLETNAKWLHGINPDNRPLHIKSLEERAEDGARISLTFRHIATFISKDQSLIWGQGATGKTKDQAKKVVYKSEEAKKLLMEFGNENQRNDFKWDAAYGKGFDLLDLLDRNAA; this comes from the exons ATGCAATCGAACCTGAACAAACGAGCCAAGGCACCGAAAGCATCTTTGCTAGGACCGGGCGATGCCATAGGCTGTGGAGACTCGTATCTTGTTGCCGATCTACTACCCACTGAAATAGCAGACACTGCTTTTGAGAAGCTCAAGGCAGAAGTGAAATGGGAGACAATGGCTCATAGAG GGGGTGAGGTTCCTAGACTGGTGGCCATGGAAGGTGAAATTGCCGAAGATGGGAG TTATCCGGTGTATCGATTTCCTTCGGACGGGCACCCACCAATGTTACCATTTTCTCCAACAGTTGCTCTTATCCGTGAACATGTTCAAAAG GTGCTTAAACACCCTGTGAATCACGTCCTTATTCAGTTCTATCGCAATGGAAAGGATGCTATATCCGACCACTCTGATAAGACTATTGACGTTGTTCGCGGGTCTAGCATCGTCAACGTCTCACTCGGTGCCCAGCGTACTATGACACTTCGATTGAAGAAAGATAAAGCCGACGTGGATGACCCAGTCCAGCACCAGTTAGATTCAACACCTGATGATGCTCCACGTCAATCCGTCTCCACTTTCGGTGTACCACGAGTGACACAGCGTATCCCACTGCCTCACAATTCTATGTTTGTCATGAGTTTAGAGACCAACGCCAAATGGCTGCATGGGATAAACCCTGACAATCGTCCACTACATATCAAGTCTCTCGAAGAGCGTGCCGAAGACGGTGCTCGAATCAGCCTCACATTTCGCCATATCGCTACGTTTATATCCAAAGACCAATCGCTTATCTGGGGCCAAGGAGCGACAGGGAAAACGAAGGATCAAGCGAAAAAAGTTGTATATAAGAGtgaagaagcaaaaaaattGCTGATGGAATTTGGCAATGAAAACCAAAGAAACGATTTCAAATGGGATGCTGCTTATGGAAAGGGGTTCGATCTTTTGGACCTCTTAGATAGAAATGCTGCCTAG
- a CDS encoding putative zinc metalloprotease (putative zinc metalloprotease PTT_08196) codes for MRPGNVLVPQAPDPELVQILSKVDPNRVKAIIEKLVSFGTRHTLSNQTDPVRGIGAARDWIASEMRSFAAASNGRMTVSVPSYVQQPTSRIPNATVISNIVATLKGSTEPNRVYVISGHYDSRVTDILNFTDDAPGADDDGSGVAVSMELARVMATHQPAATIMFAVVAGEEQGLFGSNFMATTLAQNGVDVQGMFDNDIVGSSTADDGTVDKTDIRMFVSGLPQNNTAQQNLNLAAIGGENDSPSHQLGRFVAEVAQNVVTQLNVRTIYRPDRYLRGGDHESFLQQGFPAVRFTEPHENFAHQHQDVRVVNGVQFGDLAEFVDFDFTARVAKVNGAGLWSLAQAPGTPKNVFIDATVLTNNSTLRWTADPNADSYEIVWRETDEPQWSRVIPVGKVSSVTVNLSKDNVQMGVRAVGKNGFKSPAAFPFPG; via the exons ATGC GTCCAGGAAACGTACTGGTGCCACAAGCGCCTGATCCTGAACTAGTCCAAATCCTCAGCAAAGTCGACCCAAACCGCGTCAAAGCGATAATCGAGAAACTAGTAAGCTTCGGCACACGACACACTTTATCCAATCAAACGGACCCCGTCCGCGGTATAGGCGCGGCCAGAGACTGGATCGCATCCGAAATGCGCTcatttgctgctgcttctaACGGGCGAATGACAGTATCGGTGCCAAGCTACGTTCAACAGCCAACCTCACGCATCCCAAACGCCACTGTAATTAGCAATATCGTCGCAACACTCAAAGGTTCCACTGAGCCTAACCGTGTATATGTCATCTCTGGCCATTATGATTCTCGAGTGACTGACATCTTGAATTTCACGGACGACGCACCTGGCGCAGACGACGATGGTTCTGGTGTTGCGGTTTCGATGGAACTAGCTCGAGTGATGGCGACCCACCAGCCAGCCGCAACGATTATGTTTGCGGTCGTTGCAggagaagaacaaggtctTTTCGGATCCAACTTTATGGCCACCACATTGGCCCAAAATGGTGTGGATGTCCAAGGAATGTTCGACAACGACATCGTAGGAAGTTCAACAGCTGATGACGGCACCGTTGATAAGACGGACATCCGCATGTTCGTTTCAGGCCTTCCTCAAAACAATACCGCCCAACAAAATCTGAACCTCGCAGCGATCGGAGGAGAAAATGACTCGCCATCGCATCAGCTAGGCCGGTTCGTTGCTGAAGTTGCGCAAAATGTTGTGACCCAATTGAATG TGCGCACCATCTATCGCCCAGATCGTTACTTACGTGGCGGAGATCATGAGTCATTCCTCCAGCAAGGATTCCCAGCAGTTCGCTTCACAGAACCCCATGAGAATTTCGCACATCAACACCAGGATGTCAGAGTGGTCAACGGGGTCCAATTCGGTGACCTCGCCGAGTTtgtcgacttcgacttcacTGCTCGGGTGGCAAAGGTCAATGGCGCAGGACTGTGGTCGCTCGCACAAGCACCAGGCACTCCTAAGAACGTGTTCATCGACGCCACGGTATTGACAAACAATTCGACGCTCAGATGGACTGCAGATCCCAACGCAGATAGCTATGAGATTGTGTGGAGAGAGACAGACGAGCCTCAATGGTCTCGCGTCATCCCAGTGGGAAAAGTAAGCTCTGTGACTGTGAACTTGTCGAAAGACAACGTCCAAATGGGAGTGCGGGCCGTCGGAAAGAACGGGTTCAAGAGCCCAGCcgctttccctttccctggGTAA
- a CDS encoding Ubiquitin-like protein pmt3/smt3 has protein sequence MSEEDHQANTQEHELKQEDANATINIKVRRHSRKKRDFGEIIEWLIDVVNSQVVSSSGEEVFFKIKRSTRLSKLQGAYASKVGKDVGSIRFLYDGSRIQEDDTPATLDMEDNDTIDVMVEQVGGSLAALP, from the exons ATGTCGGAGGAAGACCATCAGGCGAACACCCAGGAGCACGAGCTCAAGCAGGAAGATGCCAACGCAACCATTAACatcaaggtgcgtcgtcaTTCTCGAAAGAAGCGCGATTTCGGTGAAATCATCGAGTGGCTTATCGATGTTGTGAATTCGCAGGTTGTGAGCTCGTCAGGCGAAGAGGTTTTCTTCAAGATCAAGCGAAGCACCAGGCTTAGCAAGCTCCAGGGAGCCTATGCTAGCAAGGTTGGCAAAGATGTTGGAAGCATCCG ATTCCTGTACGATGGGTCCCGGATACAAGAAGATGATACACCTGCGACTCTTGATatggaagacaatg ATACCATTGATGTCATGGTAGAGC AGGTTGGAGGATCCCTTGCTGCGCTGCCCTAG